One window of the Hippocampus zosterae strain Florida chromosome 8, ASM2543408v3, whole genome shotgun sequence genome contains the following:
- the igfbp1a gene encoding insulin-like growth factor-binding protein 1a produces MPSGGFYVKRVVVAAAVAAVCSVLAAGTLGSPVAVPQPIRCSPCTPERLSQCPAVDPGCAEVLREPGCGCCPACALAADELCGIYTAPCGSGLRCAPRPGDPRPLHSLTRGQAVCTESSEPKPTAEPETQDQGEQEAEMENVAVVSDPGFGYYLPGQNKPYDPRAAADAQESMKAKLVAIHKKPVEQAPCHIELQRALEKIAKSQQKLGDKLTRFYLPNCDKRGLYKPKQCESSLEGPRGRCWCVNSWNGKKILGSVDLAADSECS; encoded by the exons ATGCCTTCGGGTGGATTTTACGTCAAACGCGtcgtggtggcggcggcggtggcggcggtgtGCTCCGTGCTGGCGGCGGGGACGCTGGGGTCCCCGGTGGCGGTGCCGCAGCCGATCCGATGCTCCCCGTGCACTCCCGAGAGGCTGAGCCAGTGCCCCGCGGTGGATCCCGGGTGCGCGGAGGTGCTGCGGGAGCCCGGCTGCGGATGCTGTCCCGCCTGCGCCCTGGCGGCCGACGAGCTGTGCGGCATCTACACGGCGCCGTGCGGCTCCGGACTGCGGTGCGCGCCGAGACCCGGAGACCCCCGACCGCTGCACTCGCTCACTCGGGGGCAAGCCGTGTGCACGGAGAGCTCCGAGCCGAAGCCGACAGCCGAGCCCGAGACACAAG ATCAGGGCGAGCAAGAGGCCGAGATGGAAAATGTCGCCGTGGTCTCGGACCCCGGCTTCGGTTACTACCTCCCCGGCCAGAATAAGCCATACGATCCGAGGGCGGCTGCCGACGCCCAGGAGAGCATGAAAGCCAAACTCGTCGCCATCCACAAGAAACCAGTCGAGCAG GCGCCTTGTCATATCGAGCTGCAAAGAGCCTTGGAGAAGATTGCCAAATCCCAACAGAAACTAGGAGACAAGCTGACCAGATTCTACCTCCCTAACTGTGACAAGCGCGGCCTTTACAAACCCAAGCAG TGCGAATCGTCTCTGGAAGGTCCAAGGGGGCGATGCTGGTGCGTGAACTCGTGGAACGGCAAGAAGATTCTCGGCTCCGTCGATCTGGCGGCGGATTCCGAATGCTCTTAA